Genomic window (Sphingorhabdus pulchriflava):
GGGATCATGGCGGCCCATGGTGGAGCCGCAAGGATGCCGAGAAATGGAACCCGGTAAACCATGTCACCAAATGGAAAACACCGATGCTGGTCATCCATGGCGAGAAGGACTTCCGTATTCCCTATTCGCAAGGGTTGGCGACCTTCACAGCGCTGCAACGGCAGGGGATCGAATCCAAGCTGCTCGTTTTCCCCGATGAGAATCACTGGATATTGAAGGCCAAAAATTCGATCCAGTGGCACCGCACGGTTTTCGATTGGGTGGCGAAGCATCTGAAAGGTGGCAAATAGGGCCAAAGCCCTCGCCTCAGGCAAAGGCGAGGGGTTTTCCTTTGGCCAAAGCGCGGGTAAGGCGCGGGCCCATGACTATCGACAAGACATTCGACCCGGCAGCAATCGAAACCAAATGGTTTGAGCATTGGGAAACGAGCGGCGCCTTCCGCCCCGAGCGCCCCGATGCGCAACCCTTTACCATTGTGAACCCGCCGCCGAATGTGACGGGCAGTCTGCATATCGGCCATGCGCTCGACAATACGCTGCAGGACATTTTGATCCGCCACGCCCGTTTGCAGGGCAAGGATGCGTTGTGGGTCGTCGGCATGGACCATGCCGGTATCGCGACCCAGATGGTGGTCGAACGCCAGCTGGAGGAGCGTCAGGACAAGCGCACCAATTACAGCCGCGACGAATTTGTCGACATCGTCTGGAAATGGAAGGCGGAAAGCGGCGGGCAGATTACCCGCCAGCTGCGCCGCCTTGGCTGCTCGATGGACTGGGCGAACGAACAGTTCACCATGGACCCGCATTTCAACCGCGCGGTGCTCAAGGTCTTTGTCGACCTGTATAATCAGGGGCTGATCTATCGCGACAAAAGGCTGGTCAATTGGGACCCGAAGCTGAAAACCGCGATTTCGGACCTTGAAGTCGAAACCCGCGAGGTGAAGGGCCATTTCTGGCACTTCCGCTATCCGCTGGCCGACGGCGTGAAGCTCGACAATGGCGCGGACCATATTGTCGTTGCCACCACCCGCCCCGAAACGATGCTCGCCGATATGGCGGTCGCGGTGAATGCCGATGATCCGCGCTACAAAAGCGTGATCGGCAAATTTGTCGAGCTGCCAATCACAGGTCGCCGCGTGCCGATAGTCGCAGACGAGCATGCCGATCCGGAACTGGGCTCGGGCGCGGTGAAGATCACCCCCGGACATGATTTTAATGACTTTGAGGTTGGCAAACGTGCAGGAATAAAGCCTGCTGACATGCTCAACATGTTCGACGCCGAGGCCCGCGTGGTGCAGACGGCGGACGGGTTGATCCCTGCCGATCTGGTCGGCACGGATCGCTTCGATGCGCGTGCTGCTGTGGTCGAACAGATGAAGGCGCTGGGCCGCCTCGTTCCGCATATCGTCAAATCGGCGGATGGCGAGGAATCTGAACTCGACACCGAACCGCGTACCATCCAGACGCCCTTTGGCGATCGCGGCGGTGTGGTGATCGAGCCCTGGCTGACCGACCAATGGTATGTCGATGCCGAAACGCTCGCCCAGCCGCCGATACAGGCCGTGCGCGACGGGCGGATCGATATCGTCCCCAAAAGCTGGGAGAAGACCTTCTTCAACTGGATGGAGAATATCCAGCCCTGGTGCGTCAGCCGCCAACTTTGGTGGGGGCACCGGATTCCGGCTTGGTACGACGCCGATGGACAGGTCTATGTCGCCGAAGACGAAGCCGTCGCACAGGCGCTTGCAGGCGAAGGTGTTGCACTGACGCAGGACAATGACGTCCTCGACACCTGGTTTTCCTCCGCGCTTTGGCCCTTCGGCACGCTCGGCTGGCCCGACCAGACCGAGGCGTTGAAGCGTCACTACCCCAATGACGTCCTGATCTCCGGCTTCGACATCCTTTTCTTTTGGGATGCGCGCATGGCGATGCAGGGGATGCACTTCATGAAAGAAGTGCCGTGGAAGACGCTCTACCTGCACGGGCTGGTGCGCGCGGCGGACGGGCAGAAAATGTCCAAATCCAAGGGCAATGTCGTCGATCCGTTGATCCTGATGGACAAATATGGCGCCGATGCGCTGCGCTTCTTCATGGCGGCGATGGAAAGCCAGGGCCGCGATGTGAAGATGGATGAACGCCGCGTCGAAGGCTATCGCAACTTCGCGACCAAGCTGTGGAACGCCGCGCGTTTCTGCCAGTCAAACGGCATCGGCGCATCGACCACGCTGCGCGCGCCGGAGGCGAGCCTTGCGGTCAACAAATGGATCATCGGCGAGGTGGTTGAAACGCTGGCAAAGCTCAACAAGGCGTTTGACGAATATCGTTTCGACGCGATGGCCGATGCCATCTACCAGTTCGCCTGGGGCACTTTCTGCGACTGGTATCTGGAACTGATCAAGCCCAGCTTCG
Coding sequences:
- a CDS encoding valine--tRNA ligase encodes the protein MTIDKTFDPAAIETKWFEHWETSGAFRPERPDAQPFTIVNPPPNVTGSLHIGHALDNTLQDILIRHARLQGKDALWVVGMDHAGIATQMVVERQLEERQDKRTNYSRDEFVDIVWKWKAESGGQITRQLRRLGCSMDWANEQFTMDPHFNRAVLKVFVDLYNQGLIYRDKRLVNWDPKLKTAISDLEVETREVKGHFWHFRYPLADGVKLDNGADHIVVATTRPETMLADMAVAVNADDPRYKSVIGKFVELPITGRRVPIVADEHADPELGSGAVKITPGHDFNDFEVGKRAGIKPADMLNMFDAEARVVQTADGLIPADLVGTDRFDARAAVVEQMKALGRLVPHIVKSADGEESELDTEPRTIQTPFGDRGGVVIEPWLTDQWYVDAETLAQPPIQAVRDGRIDIVPKSWEKTFFNWMENIQPWCVSRQLWWGHRIPAWYDADGQVYVAEDEAVAQALAGEGVALTQDNDVLDTWFSSALWPFGTLGWPDQTEALKRHYPNDVLISGFDILFFWDARMAMQGMHFMKEVPWKTLYLHGLVRAADGQKMSKSKGNVVDPLILMDKYGADALRFFMAAMESQGRDVKMDERRVEGYRNFATKLWNAARFCQSNGIGASTTLRAPEASLAVNKWIIGEVVETLAKLNKAFDEYRFDAMADAIYQFAWGTFCDWYLELIKPSFVDGEKGEMDEESKAVAGWVLDQILVMLHPFMPFITEELWHAMGERQYDLIIAKWPEPKADLDLAAGAEINWLIQLVTEVRSAKNELGIAPGARLNAFVRDASAETLERIERQTAAIVRQARLDSISDAEAPAGGAVQIVVDEATFVIPLEGIIDLDAERARISKAIEAVSKEAKSLEGRLSNPAFVEKAKPEAVEKARADHAEKAAEVERLSAALARLG